A region of Catenibacterium mitsuokai DNA encodes the following proteins:
- a CDS encoding SIR2 family protein, translating to MTEYITHEKLRNILETLEGKNINFLIGAGASMPYLQSLDLGNDISFEDLYEASKKDESRQKVYEYLSACFLYNSIIKGTYEKIHEEQAENDECKKIARQYQSFIKNIYSILRRNSIQQPKRANIFTTNYDMFFEYSFDEISKNNNNVYFNDGSYGFINKTVSVDRFHIKVTNVGVDSRFEREMPMINLMKLHGSLNWKSDNDKIILSNKPLLDETSFNVNQVNEILNIKSFIADTVDDSLLNIENSIREDYSEFVNILNELSIVKPSKNKFSETVLEEQYYQMLRIFIQEMERNQSVLIAFGFSFEDEHIRSILKRSLSNPNLLVYIICFNEKATNKFNRYFREFENVKLIVNALENQTEKVGDFSFLNNILGGNNL from the coding sequence ATGACAGAGTATATTACGCATGAAAAATTGAGAAATATTTTAGAAACATTAGAAGGAAAAAACATTAATTTTCTAATTGGTGCTGGTGCTTCAATGCCATATCTACAATCATTGGACTTAGGTAATGATATAAGCTTCGAAGATTTATATGAAGCATCCAAAAAAGATGAGTCAAGACAAAAAGTATACGAGTATTTAAGTGCATGTTTTCTTTATAATTCAATTATTAAAGGTACTTATGAAAAAATACATGAAGAGCAAGCAGAAAATGATGAATGTAAAAAAATTGCTCGACAATATCAATCATTTATAAAAAATATATATAGCATATTAAGAAGAAATTCTATTCAACAACCAAAAAGGGCCAATATTTTCACTACAAATTATGATATGTTTTTTGAGTATTCTTTTGACGAAATAAGCAAAAACAATAATAACGTTTACTTTAATGATGGTAGTTATGGGTTTATAAATAAAACAGTATCCGTAGATAGGTTTCATATTAAAGTTACTAACGTAGGGGTTGATTCTCGATTTGAGCGTGAGATGCCAATGATTAATCTTATGAAACTTCATGGATCTTTAAACTGGAAATCAGATAATGATAAAATTATATTATCTAATAAACCTTTATTGGATGAAACTAGTTTTAATGTGAATCAAGTGAATGAAATATTAAATATAAAAAGTTTTATTGCTGATACTGTAGATGATAGTCTTTTAAACATTGAAAATAGTATCAGAGAAGATTATTCTGAATTTGTGAACATATTAAATGAATTATCAATAGTTAAACCATCTAAGAATAAATTTTCAGAAACTGTTTTAGAAGAGCAGTATTATCAAATGCTTAGAATCTTTATACAAGAAATGGAAAGAAATCAAAGTGTATTAATAGCGTTTGGCTTTTCATTTGAGGATGAACATATTCGATCAATCTTAAAAAGGTCACTATCAAATCCAAATTTATTAGTCTATATTATTTGTTTCAATGAAAAGGCAACCAATAAATTCAATAGATATTTTAGAGAATTTGAAAATGTTAAGTTAATAGTGAATGCATTGGAGAATCAAACTGAAAAAGTAGGGGATTTTTCTTTCCTAAATAATATTTTAGGAGGTAATAATCTGTGA
- a CDS encoding nucleotide pyrophosphohydrolase, which translates to MREETVNRIRKFTEDRDWDQFHSPANLAKSIVIEAAELLECFQWSDDNYDLQHVKEELADVIVYSQNLLDKLGLDADEIVNMKMSQNEAKYPVEKAKGKSDKYTEL; encoded by the coding sequence ATGAGAGAAGAAACAGTAAATAGAATCAGAAAGTTCACAGAAGACAGGGACTGGGATCAATTCCATTCACCAGCTAATCTAGCTAAGTCTATCGTAATAGAAGCAGCAGAACTATTAGAATGTTTCCAATGGTCTGATGATAATTATGATTTACAGCATGTTAAAGAAGAATTAGCTGATGTGATTGTATATAGTCAGAATCTATTAGATAAGCTAGGATTAGATGCTGATGAGATAGTGAATATGAAGATGAGTCAGAATGAAGCTAAGTACCCTGTAGAAAAGGCTAAGGGTAAGAGTGATAAGTATACTGAGTTGTAA
- a CDS encoding DUF2075 domain-containing protein → MIVYSGIKNDFLHAVEMDSIAQEIEETIYTKMHRKTARNEFRSWENSLEYMYKVLNDQAIPEDSGIAIEYNIPQTSKRVDFIISGYGENKEPNVVVIELKQWDKVEAVSGQDALVETFTGGAVRKVVHPSYQAWSYAAMINDYNQNVQMENIQLHPCAYLHNYRKSNPEKLEQNQYQEYVEDAPIFARGEVSKLREFIKKSVKTGDNKQILYEIDNGKIKPSKSLQDSIKSMIEGNQEFIMIDEQKVVYEEILQTSLKCMEDHKKRTVIVKGGPGTGKTVVAINLLSKLTNEGLFVQYTSKNSAPRNVYAKKLTGHKKSSINNMFKGAGSYIEVESNIIDTILCDEGHRLTARTQLGPRIAGENQIKEIMNACLCSVFFIDESQRVTLSDIGSVAEIRKWAKELNSEVSELELLSQFRCNGSNGYLAWLDDVLEIRETANYDLKDIDYDIRILDTPNEVRDLIFEKNKIDNRSRMLAGYCWEWIKAGKNDSTVHDIKIDDFEMSWNLGNSSTFAIDENSINEIGCIHTSQGLEFDYAGVIIGDDMRYEDGHIVTDFNKRARTDQSLKGIKKLYKQDPDKALKEADQIIKNTYRTLMTRGMKGCYVYCTNKELADYLRERIK, encoded by the coding sequence ATGATTGTATATTCAGGAATAAAAAATGACTTTCTACATGCAGTAGAAATGGATTCTATTGCTCAGGAGATAGAAGAAACAATTTATACTAAGATGCATAGAAAAACTGCTCGTAATGAATTCCGTTCATGGGAGAATTCTTTAGAATATATGTATAAAGTATTAAATGATCAGGCAATACCAGAAGATTCTGGTATTGCGATTGAGTATAATATTCCCCAAACATCTAAAAGAGTAGACTTTATCATATCAGGATATGGAGAAAACAAAGAACCTAATGTTGTTGTTATTGAATTAAAACAATGGGATAAAGTAGAAGCAGTTAGTGGACAGGATGCATTAGTAGAAACATTTACTGGTGGTGCAGTACGTAAAGTTGTTCATCCTTCCTATCAAGCATGGTCTTATGCAGCCATGATTAACGACTATAATCAGAATGTACAGATGGAGAATATCCAATTACATCCATGTGCTTATCTACATAACTATAGAAAAAGTAATCCAGAAAAGTTAGAACAGAATCAATATCAGGAATATGTTGAAGATGCACCTATATTTGCGAGAGGTGAAGTATCTAAGCTAAGAGAGTTTATTAAGAAATCTGTTAAGACAGGTGATAACAAACAAATCTTATATGAGATTGATAATGGTAAGATTAAGCCTTCTAAGAGCCTTCAGGACTCTATTAAGAGTATGATAGAGGGTAATCAGGAGTTTATCATGATTGATGAACAGAAGGTCGTATATGAAGAAATACTACAGACTTCATTAAAGTGCATGGAAGACCATAAGAAGCGTACAGTAATAGTGAAAGGTGGTCCTGGTACTGGTAAAACAGTAGTCGCTATTAATCTATTATCAAAACTTACTAATGAAGGACTATTTGTACAATATACTTCCAAGAATAGTGCTCCTAGAAATGTTTATGCAAAGAAGTTAACAGGACATAAGAAAAGCAGTATTAATAATATGTTTAAAGGTGCTGGTTCTTATATAGAAGTAGAATCCAATATCATAGATACAATACTATGCGATGAAGGACATAGATTAACTGCAAGAACACAGTTGGGTCCTAGAATTGCAGGAGAAAATCAGATTAAAGAAATCATGAATGCATGTCTATGTAGTGTATTCTTTATAGATGAAAGTCAAAGAGTTACTCTAAGTGATATAGGTTCTGTTGCTGAAATTAGAAAATGGGCTAAAGAACTTAATTCAGAAGTATCTGAATTAGAACTTCTTTCTCAATTTAGATGTAATGGGTCTAATGGTTACTTAGCTTGGTTAGATGATGTATTAGAAATAAGAGAAACAGCTAACTATGATTTAAAAGATATAGATTATGATATAAGAATTCTAGATACACCTAATGAAGTAAGAGACTTGATATTTGAAAAGAATAAGATTGATAATCGTTCTAGAATGTTAGCAGGTTATTGCTGGGAATGGATTAAAGCAGGTAAGAATGATTCTACAGTTCATGATATAAAGATTGATGACTTTGAAATGAGCTGGAACTTAGGTAATAGTTCTACGTTTGCGATAGATGAGAATTCTATTAATGAGATAGGATGTATTCATACATCTCAGGGATTAGAATTTGATTATGCAGGCGTTATTATTGGTGATGATATGAGATATGAAGATGGTCATATTGTGACTGATTTTAATAAGCGTGCAAGAACAGATCAGTCTTTAAAGGGAATAAAGAAACTATATAAACAAGATCCAGACAAAGCATTAAAAGAAGCGGATCAAATCATAAAAAACACTTATAGAACTCTTATGACAAGAGGAATGAAAGGCTGTTATGTTTATTGTACCAATAAAGAACTAGCAGACTATTTAAGAGAACGTATAAAGTAG